The DNA window GGCTGCTCGCCGCCGCGGGTCTCGCCGTAGGACCGCTTCGGCACCATGACCTTGCGGCGGAACGTGCAGACGATGAGCCCGTCCTGCTTGTAGCCCCGAGTCTCCACGTAGACCACGCCGCGGTCGTCCTTCGACTTCGACGGGGTCTTGTCCAGTACTTCGGTTTCGCCGTAGATCGTGTCACCGTGGAACGTCGGCTTCACGTGTTTGAGTGATTCGACCTCGAGGTTCGCGATCGCCTTGCCGGAAATGTCCGGCACCGACATGCCCAGCAGCAGCGAATAGACGTAGTTGCCGACCACGACGTTCTTCCCGAAGTCAGTGGTTTCGCCCGCGTAGTGCGCATCCAGGTGCAGGGGGTGGTGGTTCATCGTGATCAGGCAGAACAGATGATCGTCGTACTCGGTGACCGTCTTGCCAGGCCAGTGCTTGTACACCGCGCCGACCTCGAACTCCTCGTAGTACCGGCCGAACTGCACGAACATTCCTCCTGTCGCGAATCGTGCGCCCGGTAACACCATTTGGCCCTGGAGCGACACGAGTAGACGTTGAGGAGTAGCCTCAATGATCGGTGTTCGTCCGTCAACGCGAGCATCACCACGTCGGCCGAAGGAGGTGAGGTACGCGATATGAGTACCGGCGATAGTCCGCTCCCTAGTACCACCAGCGTCCTCAGCACACCGGCCGACCTCCTGCCTTCCAGGTAGGCGCCGGTACGCACCAGGACGCTGGCAGCCGGGCGGATCAGTACCCGCGCGGCACGTCGTAACCCCGTACGACTCGCGTTCTCGTGTACCGACAGGAGTTGCCATGCCTGCGATTCCCTCCCTCGGCGGCCTTCGCGGCCGCGGAAACGGCAAGCCAGCACAGGTCGCGCCGCCCATTCCGGTGCCCCTGTCGGCCTACGTCGTCGACTGCGCCATCTACGTCGACGGCGCGCGGCAGTCCGGCCGGTGGTCGCACACCGAGGCGATCAAGGAGGTCCGCGAGCGGGGCGACGGGTTCGTCTGGATCGGCCTGCACGAGCCGGACGAGGAGCAGATCCAGGGCATCGCCGACACGTTCGGCCTGCACGAGCTGGCCGTGGAGGACGCGGTGCACGCGCACCAGCGGCCCAAGCTCGAGCGGTACGACGAAACGCTGTTCATGGTCCTCAAGACCGTCCGGTACGTCGAGCACGAGTCGCCGAGCACGGCCAACGAGATCGTCGAGACCGGCGAGCTGATGGCGTTCCTCGGCAAGGACTTCATCATCACCGTCCGGCACGGGAACCACTCCGGGCTCGCCCGCCTGCGCGCCGAGCTGGACTCCGAGCCCGACACGCTCCGCCACGGCCCGGCCAGCGTGCTGCACGCCATCGCCGACCACGTGGTCGACCACTACCTCGACGTCACCGACCACCTCGAAGAGGACATCGACGAGATGGAGACGCTGGTGTTCGCGCCGCGCTCCTCGGTCACCGCCGAAACGATCTACTTCATGAAGCGCGAGGTGCTCGAACTGCGCCGCGCGGTGATGCCGCTGGCGACCCCGCTCAAGCGGCTCGCGGAGGGCTACACCCGGCTCGTGCCGGACGAGGTGCGCTCGTACTTCCGCGACGTCGACGACCACCTCACCACCGTTTCCGAACGCGTCGCCGGTTTCGACGAACTGCTCACCACACTGGTCGACGCGACGCTCGCGAAGATCACGCTGCAGCAGAACACCGACATGCGCAAGATCACCGCGTGGGCGGGCATCGTCGCGGTCCCGACCGCGGGTGCCGGCATCTACGGGATGAACTTCGACTTCATGCCGGAACTGCACTGGCGGTTCGGCTATCCGCTCGTGATGGGCGTGATCCTCGCGATCTGCCTGCTGCTGTACCGAATATTGAGGAAGAACCGCTGGCTCTGAGGCCGCGGTCTTCACCCACCGTCCTTTTTCCACCACCCGAGACACGGGGGTTTCCTCATGCCACGCCTGCTGACCAACGTGAAGTTCTGGGGCCTCGCCATGGCCGTCATCTGGATCGTCGCGATCACCGCGATCATCATGAAGGACCCGGGGCTCGCGCGCGGCGGAAAGTAGCCGCGCGGACGTATCCTCGGCGCATGCTGCGTGCGCTGGTGGTCGCCGACGAGGTCGACGAGCGGTTGTGGGCCGGTGCGGTCCGCGGCTGCTCCGCCGATCTCGTCATCGGCGCCGGCGACCTGCCGTACGCCTACCTCGGTTTCCTCGCGGCCGCGCTCGACGCGCCCTGCGTTTTCGTGCCGGGCAACCACGACGCGGATCTCAGCGGGTTCACCCGGTACGGCGGACTGTCCATGAAGGACGGTTTCCCGGTCTCGTGGCCCGGCCCGGAAGGCGGCGTGAACGCGGACGGCCGCGTGGTCGACGTCGCGGGGCTGCGCGTGGCGGGGCTCGGCGGTTCGGTGCGGTACAACGACGGGCCGAACCAGTGGACGCAACGCCAGCAGGCGCGCCGCGCACGCGGGCTCGTCCGCCGCGCGGAGCGCCGTCGCCGCCGTGACGGCCGCGGTGTGGACGTCCTGCTGACGCACGCGCCCCCGCTCGGCGTCGGCGATCGCGACGATCCGCCGCACCGCGGATTCGCCTGCCTGCACCAGGTCGTCGCGCGGCTCAACCCGAAATGGCTGCTGCACGGGCACATCCATCCCTATGGCGAGGACGTGCCCGACCGGAGGATGGGGGAAACCGTGGTGCGCAACGTGGTCGGGCGGCACGTGATGGAGTTCGAGCGCGCGGACGTGACATCGTGAGCCCCAGCAGGGACACCGGGTTCCCGCGCGCCGACGCCGAACACGACTTCCTCCGCGCCAGGCGGCGGCAGGTGTTGTCGCGGCTGGCGAAGTGGCTGCGCGGCGAACCCGACGACGTCAACATCATGCTGCCGTTCACCGAAGTCGTGGACGCGCTGGGCTACCAGAGCGAGCGCCGGATCGGGGCGCGCGTGATCCGGCTCGATTCGATCGTCGGCAGCGTGGACCGTGGCCGTGATTTCGACCGGCGGTTCCGGCCGACCTCGGCGCGCGTGCGCGAGCGGTGGGAACGGCTCGCGCTCGCGACCCGGCGCGGCGAGCACATTCCGCCGATCGAGGTGTACCGGGTCGGCGAGCTGCACTTCATCATCGACGGGCACCACCGGGTCTCCGTCGCGCACGCGCTCGGACTGTCCACAATAGAGGCTTACGTGACCGTGGTCAGGACGAAGCTGAACCCGAGCGGGATCCGGTTCCGCGGCGACCTGATCGTCAAGGACTACCGGCGGCTGTTCCTCGAACGCGTCCCGCTGACCGGGCAGGCGCGCGCGGCCGTGCTGGTCTCGGATCCTTGGGACTACGCGAAACTCGGCGAACACGTCGAGGCGTGGGGGTTCCGGTTGATGCAGGACGAAGGCGCGTTCCTGGACAGGGCGCGCGTCGCGCAGCGTTGGCACGACGAGGAATTCGTGCCGGTGGTGGCGATGCTGCGGCAGGCGGACCTGATCGGCGACCGGACGGAGGCGGAGGCGTACATGTGGGTGGCTGGCGAGCGGTATCGGCTGATCCGCACGCACCGGTGGGACGACGAGGTCATCGAAGCCGTGCGGACGCGGCGCACATGAGCACCATCGTCGCGTTCCACGCGCATCCCGACGACGAGGCCCTGCTCACCGGCGGCACCCTCGCCCGCGCCGCCGACGACGGGCACCGCGTGGTGATCGCGGTCGCCACCGACGGCGTGATCGGGGAAAGCGAACCCACCCGGCTCGACGAACTCCGCGCCAGCGCGCGAATCCTCGGCGTGCAGCGCGTCGAGCACCTCGGGTACGCCGACAGCGGGCACGGGCCGCTGCTCTACCCGGATCCCCCGGACCGCCCGCGTTTCGTCAGGGTGCCCGTCGAAGAGGCCGCTGGACGGCTGGCCGCACTGCTGCGCGAAGAACGCGCTTCCACGCTGCTGACCTACGACGAGAACGGCGGCTACGGCCACCGGGACCACGTGCGGGTGCACGAGGTCGGCAAGCGGGCCGCCGAACTCGCCGGGACACCGGCCGTGCTGGAAGCGACCATGCCGCGCGACGCCCTGGACCGGCTGGTGCGCCTGACCAAGCTGCTCCGGATCCCGTTCGGCTACGACTCGCTGCTCTACAGCCCCCGCTCGGCGATCACGCACCGGTTCGACCTGCGGCGGTACGCGCGGCAGAAGCAGGCCGCGCTCGCCGCGCACGAGTCCGTGCTGCGCGGCAGCGGGCGCTCGGCGGCGGTCTTCCGGGTGCTGGTGAAGCTGCCCGCCCCGGTGTTCGGCCTGTTGCTCGGCCGGGAGTGGTTCATCGCCAGCTTCAGTCCTCCGGAATGACCACCCACAGGACGAGGTAGATCAGGCACTGCGGGCCGGGCAGGATGCAGGAGACCACGAACAGCAGGCGCATCTTGCCCGGCGTCGTGCCGAACCTCCTGGCGAGGCCCGCGCACACGCCGCCGAGCATCCGGCCGCTGCGCGGGCGGGACAAACTGGTGCCGCTCATGGAAATCTCCCTCTCCTGCTTCGCCGGACGTACCCTTTGCACCCCATCCTCGCCCCGGTGAGCGGGCGCCGCATCGCGCCGAAGAATGACGCGCCCCCTAATGGCCCCTCCGGGTGCCTTCAGGGATGGCCGCCGTTGGGCGGCGACGTGCCCCGAAAGTGACCTTCGGGGCGTTCAAGTCCCCGAAAGCCACCTTCAGGGCATCAGGATCGGTCGGCCTCTATAGGAGTTACTTTCGGTGTCGGGAAAGCCGTCATGAGCCCTTGGCGGCGAGCATTCCCCAGGTGTTCTTGAGGTTGTTCGAGCTGAACAGGCCCGCGGCGAGCAGCTTCTTCGTACCGGGCACCGGGGTCATGGCCAGCACCGAACTCTGCTCGGAGTGCGCGGTGCCCTCGGCGGGCAGGTCCTCCTTCTGCCACTCCTCGCCGGTCCACACGGCGAACCGCATGTGCGGCTCTCCGCCGGCCCAGCCCGCCGTCCACAGCCTGCCGTCATTGTCCACTGTGGTCGCATTCGCCTCGGTGAACGGGCTCGCGGGCAGCGAGGCCCACTGCTTGCCGTCCCAGTGCGCGACGAACCCGGGGTCCTGGGTCGGGTCCCACTTGTTCTGCCTGCCCACGGCGTACACGCCGCCCTTCGGGTCCGCGGCGATGCGGTTCGCGATCCAGCCGGTCGGGTAATCCGAGGGCACCGGCACTTCCTGGACTGTCCACACGTGACCGTCCCAGTGGTACAGCAGCGGCGTCGCCTTCTTTCCTTCGGTCACCTCCGCGCTGACCGTGATGTCCTCGGGACCGGAACCCACGATCGTCCACGGCGTCGGCGTCTTCCCTCCTGGCCCCGGCGGCAGCGCGACCTTCTGCCACGCCTTGCCGTCCCACTTCTCCAGCCGGTACTCGTACGAGCTGGTGGACTCCTGGAAGTCGAACCCGGTCAACCACACCGAATTCCCGCCGAAGGCGGCGATGTCGGAAACGAAGGACTGCCAGCCCGGCGCGGGCGTCGGGCGCTCGATCGCCCGCCACGCCTTGCCGTCCCAGTGCTGGACGAGGCTGGCCCCACCGGGGCCCGACGGCGTCGCGCGGTGCGCGCGGACGTCCGCCGCGGCCACCCCGCTCGCCGAACCCGCCGCCCAGACGTCGTCGGGTGCCGCGGCCGCGACCACGTCGAGCCGCGCGGGCCCGGTCACCGGCGCCGGTGCGACATCGGTCCAGGCCTTGCCGTCGTAGTGCGCCAGCGCGATGCCCCCGGCGTCGCTCTTCATGCCGACCGCCCAGGCGTTGTCACCGCCCGTGGCCGCGACGTCGCTGTAGATCCGGTTGACCGCACTGGCGAGCGGCTGTTCGAGCCGCCAGCCGTCGTCCGCGTGCGCCGCCTGTGCGCTCGGACCGAGCACCACACCGCTGACCACTGCCGCGATGACGAGCCGCAACCGGCCCGGTATGCGTTCCATCGATTACCACCCATTTCCCATGAGGACTTTCACCTTTCGATTTCACCGGAAGATCATTCATCCCTTGGAAAGAAGCATTCCCCAATTGCTTCCGCGAGCACCCGTGCCGAACGCGCCCGCGGCGACCAGCTTCCTGGTGCCGGGAACGAGCTTCAGCTCGAACACCGCGGCCGAGTTGGTGCGGGAGGTGCCGTCCTCGGGCAGGTCTTCCAGACGCCATTCCTTGCCGTCGTACACTGCGAACTGGCCGTGCGCACCTTCCGCGGGCCGCCGACCAGCCGCCCAGAGCCTGCCGTCCGCGTCCACGGTGATCGTGTTGACCTCGGAAAACGGGGTGGTCGGCAGCTCCGTCCAAGTCCGGCCGTCCCAGCGGACCACGGAATTCAGGAGTGAACTTTCTTCGGATGGCCTGCGCAGGACGTACACCGCTCCAGCCGGATCGACCGCGAGCCGGTTCGCCGACCAGCCCGCGGGCGCCGGAATCACCTGGACAGTCCACACGCGACCGTCCCAGCGGTACAACAGCGGGACGATCGTCCCGTCGTCCCCGGTCGTCTGTGCGGTGACCGCGGCCCCCTTACCTCCGCTGGCCACGACCCGCAGCGGTTCCGGCGCCTTACCGTTCGGCGCCGGGGGCAGCACCACGCTCTGCCAGTTCTCACCGTCCCAGCGCTCCATCCGGTAACGATGGACCATTGTCGAATACTGGTAGTCGTCACTGACCAGCCACACCGAGTCCCGTCCGATAGTGGCCAGGCTGAAGGAAAAGGACTGCCAGCCCGGCGCCGGTACCGGCCGTGCCACGTTCGTCCACGATTCACCGTCCCAGTGCTGGACGATTTCCGGCTCACCCTCACCTATCGGCTCCCCCGGCGAATGCGGTACCGCTGTCGTCCCCGCGGCCCACACATCATCCGGTGCGTTCGCCGTGGCCAGGTCGAAGCGCGCGCTCTTGGCGACGACCGGCGCGGGCGCAACATCCGTCCACCCCTTGCCGTCGTAGTGCGAGAGCGCTGGTTCCTGCCAGCCCGTGGCTTTGCTCTTGGCACCCACCGCCCAGACATCGGACGCGCCGGTCGCGGCGACGCCGGAATAAGTCAGGTCGACCGCGCTGTCGAGCGGCCGTTCCCAACGCCAGTTCTCATCCTGCCGTGCGCTCGCGGCCTGGGCGCCCAGCCCGATCGCGAGGCCACCGATCGCGACCATCGCGGCCAGCCGTGCGCGGGACGATACGAGTCTCATCTAGTTCCCTCCAGTCGTCAGTACGTCCTGTACGCGCCCTACTACGGGTCGACGACCGAAAAGGTTGCGAGCTGGCGGGAAAAACCGGTTCGGCGGACGAGAACGATCACCACCGCATGACAACGGCGCCTGACCACCGCCGGAAGGGTGACATCGCGATGCGCTTTGGCGATAAGGCGGTCATGAAGATCGGCGCCGCGCTGCTGGTAACGGCGTGTCCCCGTCCACCTCCGCTGGCCCGCTTACCGCGGCCGAAGCGCTTGGCGACTTCGCGACGATCGACTTCCGCAGCCTGCTCGGCGCCACCGGCGCCGAGCCGTCCCTTCCGGGGCGCCACGTCAGCGCCACCCTCGTCGACCTCGGCAGGAACGCCGAACCCGCGGGCAAGGCCGACGACTGTCACGACGCGCTCCCCACCGGCGTCAGCGTCGAGCGGAGCTTCCTCGCAGACAAGCAATAAGGATCACCAACGGATAACGGCCGTGACATTTCGGCCGCGAGCGGCGATAGGACCGCCATGAGGCTTGGCGTGCGCGTCGTCGCCGCATCACTGGGGACTGGGGTTCTGATGATCACGAGCTGTTCGGCGGCACCTCCGCCGCCGCCTGCCGCGGCACCGCCACCGGCGGAACTCACCGCGGCCGCGGCGCTGGGCGACTTCACCACGGTCGACTTCTGCAGCCTGCTCGACCTGCCCCCGCTCACCGGTGGCGCCAAGCCGCGCGAGACCATCCGGAGCTTTTCGACCTGCGTCGTGGCCTTGCCGGACGCGCAAGCCACCACGGTGGGGGTCGGGCCCATCACCAACGATGCCCAACGGGAATCTTGGGAGACGGACTACCCGTTCCCCGGCGCACTGCCGCCCGGTGTGCGAGTGGAACAGACCTCGAAGGAGGACGGACCCGCTTGCACGCGCTATCTCGCCTTTGCCGACAGCGTGCGCCTCACGGTCTCGATCTACGATTCCGACACCGCGGGAAAGCGCTGCGCCAAAGCCGACAAGGCGGTGGCGGGTGCGCTGGCCGCGGTGACCGAGAAGCGCGTCCAGCACGTCGACTACCCCGCGAAGTCCCTGGCCAGGATCGATCCGTGCACGATACTGGCCGGGCGTGAAGCGGACGCCGCGCTGGAAGACGAGTACCCGCCGGGCCCGATCGGCCTCGGCAAGCACAGCTGTACCAAGGCACTGGTCGAGGTGACGTTCCTGTCGGCCCGCACGTTCGACGGTACGGCCACGGTCACTGTCGCGGGTCAGACGCTTTCCCAACTCCGTGACAAATCCTCGTGCAAGCTTCGCGCCGAACGACTCTCGAACGGACGCGGCGAAGCGGTGGTCTTCACCGCGAACGAGGTCGACGCACCCGCCACGGCCGAGAGCTGCGCGCGGGCCGAGAAGGTCGCCGAGTTCGTGCTGCCCAAACTTCCCGCCTAGAAAGGCAAACCGCTGAAATCCGCCACC is part of the Amycolatopsis sp. CA-230715 genome and encodes:
- a CDS encoding MaoC family dehydratase — translated: MQFGRYYEEFEVGAVYKHWPGKTVTEYDDHLFCLITMNHHPLHLDAHYAGETTDFGKNVVVGNYVYSLLLGMSVPDISGKAIANLEVESLKHVKPTFHGDTIYGETEVLDKTPSKSKDDRGVVYVETRGYKQDGLIVCTFRRKVMVPKRSYGETRGGEQPGRPVPHE
- the corA gene encoding magnesium/cobalt transporter CorA translates to MPAIPSLGGLRGRGNGKPAQVAPPIPVPLSAYVVDCAIYVDGARQSGRWSHTEAIKEVRERGDGFVWIGLHEPDEEQIQGIADTFGLHELAVEDAVHAHQRPKLERYDETLFMVLKTVRYVEHESPSTANEIVETGELMAFLGKDFIITVRHGNHSGLARLRAELDSEPDTLRHGPASVLHAIADHVVDHYLDVTDHLEEDIDEMETLVFAPRSSVTAETIYFMKREVLELRRAVMPLATPLKRLAEGYTRLVPDEVRSYFRDVDDHLTTVSERVAGFDELLTTLVDATLAKITLQQNTDMRKITAWAGIVAVPTAGAGIYGMNFDFMPELHWRFGYPLVMGVILAICLLLYRILRKNRWL
- a CDS encoding metallophosphoesterase family protein, with protein sequence MLRALVVADEVDERLWAGAVRGCSADLVIGAGDLPYAYLGFLAAALDAPCVFVPGNHDADLSGFTRYGGLSMKDGFPVSWPGPEGGVNADGRVVDVAGLRVAGLGGSVRYNDGPNQWTQRQQARRARGLVRRAERRRRRDGRGVDVLLTHAPPLGVGDRDDPPHRGFACLHQVVARLNPKWLLHGHIHPYGEDVPDRRMGETVVRNVVGRHVMEFERADVTS
- a CDS encoding ParB N-terminal domain-containing protein; the encoded protein is MSPSRDTGFPRADAEHDFLRARRRQVLSRLAKWLRGEPDDVNIMLPFTEVVDALGYQSERRIGARVIRLDSIVGSVDRGRDFDRRFRPTSARVRERWERLALATRRGEHIPPIEVYRVGELHFIIDGHHRVSVAHALGLSTIEAYVTVVRTKLNPSGIRFRGDLIVKDYRRLFLERVPLTGQARAAVLVSDPWDYAKLGEHVEAWGFRLMQDEGAFLDRARVAQRWHDEEFVPVVAMLRQADLIGDRTEAEAYMWVAGERYRLIRTHRWDDEVIEAVRTRRT
- a CDS encoding PIG-L deacetylase family protein, with amino-acid sequence MSTIVAFHAHPDDEALLTGGTLARAADDGHRVVIAVATDGVIGESEPTRLDELRASARILGVQRVEHLGYADSGHGPLLYPDPPDRPRFVRVPVEEAAGRLAALLREERASTLLTYDENGGYGHRDHVRVHEVGKRAAELAGTPAVLEATMPRDALDRLVRLTKLLRIPFGYDSLLYSPRSAITHRFDLRRYARQKQAALAAHESVLRGSGRSAAVFRVLVKLPAPVFGLLLGREWFIASFSPPE
- a CDS encoding PspC domain-containing protein, translating into MSGTSLSRPRSGRMLGGVCAGLARRFGTTPGKMRLLFVVSCILPGPQCLIYLVLWVVIPED